The following coding sequences are from one Lolium rigidum isolate FL_2022 chromosome 6, APGP_CSIRO_Lrig_0.1, whole genome shotgun sequence window:
- the LOC124659918 gene encoding protein MALE DISCOVERER 2-like has translation MREMDALAGCCALLLLALHCVVTGCSAINLEGSALLKFKSKVYEDPYGAMANWTPRDDDPCSWNGVRCTHGRVVMLNLKDLSLRGTLGPELGGLCHLQALVLSNNLFGGVIPKEIGGLDTLEILDLSNNNLTGEVPHEIAEMPSLKHLLLSNNRFQWPVIRSSYGNFDQEIDSETYDHHGRGNVNQRADNGFESGSSTEENKKDTSNLSARLPTQFTARNPAAQLSRRRLLQDSNLAAPSPANAPIPAVAPVPSTGSGSFSAFSPVKAPVPAVNPQISPPMSSDTPSEAGSKGRSMKWLYAILIPSIALLLIIIACMLLLCRNKSVTTIGPWKTGLSGQLQKAFVTGVPKLQRSELEGACEDFSNIVASYPHYTVYKGTLSSGVEIAVVSTVLASSKDWSKHSEGRFRKKIDSLSRINHKNFINLLGYCEEEEPFMRMMVLEYAPNGTLYEHLHVEGFDPIDWNGRMRVIMGVAYCIQHMHELNPSIAHPDLQSSAILLSEDGAAKIADTSVWQEVISKEKMPKNDEIIEHNEPISADPAGNVCSFGLLMLEIISGKPPYCEHEGSLVNMAMECIKDDRSISCLLDPNLKTHKENDLEIICELIQDCIQSDVKKRPSMREVTTKLREVIGISPEAATPRLSPLWWAELEILSVEAT, from the exons ATGCGGGAGATGGATGCGCTGGCCGGCTGCTGCGCGCTCCTTCTGCTGGCTCTCCATTGCGTCGTCACCGGCTGCTCGGCGATCAACCTTGAAG GCTCAGCGCTGCTCAAGTTCAAGTCGAAGGTGTACGAGGATCCGTATGGCGCCATGGCGAATTGGACCCCGCGGGACGACGATCCTTGCAGTTGGAACGGCGTCCGCTGCACCCATGGCAGGGTTGTGATGCT GAACCTAAAAGATCTCTCATTAAGAGGTACCCTCGGTCCAGAACTAGGAGGTCTTTGTCATCTGCAAGCTCT TGTATTGTCCAACAACTTGTTTGGTGGGGTAATACCTAAGGAAATCGGTGGTCTCGATACGTTGGAGATACTGGACTTAAGCAATAACAACTTGACTGGGGAAGTTCCACATGAGATAGCAGAAATGCCATCACTTAAGCATTT ATTGCTTTCCAACAATAGATTTCAGTGGCCTGTAATCCGAAGTTCCTATGGGAACTTTGATCAGGAAATTGATTCTGAAACCTATGATCATCACGGGAGGGGTAATGTGAATCAAAGAGCTGATAATGG GTTTGAGTCTGGTTCTTCAAcagaagaaaacaaaaaagacACCAGCAATCTCTCCG CTCGTCTTCCTACACAATTTACCGCAAGAAACCCAGCTGCACAGCTTAGCAGGCGCAGACTACTTCAGGATAGCAATCTTGCTGCGCCTTCTCCTGCTAATGCTCCTATTCCAGCTGTTGCTCCTGTTCCTTCTACTGGAAGTGGCTCATTTTCAGCATTTAGTCCTGTGAAAGCACCTGTACCTGCTGTAAATCCTCAAATTAGTCCACCCATGTCTTCTGATACGCCTTCAGAAGCAGGGTCTAAAGGAAGATCTATGAAGTGGTTATATGCAATTTTGATTCCATCAATTGCTCTGTTGCTTATCATCATTGCATGCATGCTTTTGCTATGCCGCAACAAGTCGGTGACAACAATAGGTCCATGGAAGACTGGACTCAGTGGCCAGCTCCAGAAGGCATTTGTGACAG GAGTACCCAAGTTGCAACGCTCAGAGCTGGAAGGTGCTTGTGAGGACTTCAGTAACATTGTGGCAAGCTATCCACACTACACTGTCTACAAGGGTACCTTATCAAGTGGAGTCGAGATAGCAGTTGTATCGACTGTGCTCGCGTCCAGTAAAGATTGGTCAAAGCATTCCGAGGGGAGATTCAGGAAAAAG ATAGACTCGCTTTCACGAATCAATCATAAGAACTTCATCAACTTGCTTGGATACTGCGAGGAGGAAGAGCCTTTCATGAGGATGATGGTGCTAGAATATGCACCCAATGGAACACTCTATGAGCATCTCCATG TTGAGGGGTTTGATCCTATTGATTGGAATGGTAGGATGAGAGTAATTATGGGAGTAGCATACTGCATCCAGCACATGCATGAGCTCAACCCTTCTATAGCACACCCTGACCTACAGTCAAGTGCCATATTATTATCCGAGGATGGAGCTGCAAAG atagcagacACGAGTGTTTGGCAAGAAGTAATTTCCAAAGAAAAGATGCCCAAAAATGACGAAATCATTGAGCACAATGAGCCAATATCTGCTGACCCAGCTGGGAATGTGTGCAGTTTTGGTCTACTCATGTTGGAAATCATCTCAGGAAAACCTCCATATTGCGAACATGAGGGCTCTCTTGTGAACATG GCTATGGAGTGCATTAAGGATGACCGGAGTATATCTTGTTTGCTTGATCCTAACTTGAAGACTCACAAAGAGAACGATCTAGAAATCATTTGCGAGTTGATCCAGGATTGCATCCAAAGCGATGTGAAGAAGAGACCAAGTATGAGAGAGGTCACCACTAAGCTGCGAGAAGTGATAGGGATTTCACCGGAGGCAGCAACACCGAGACTATCTCCGCTTTGGTGGGCAGAGCTCGAGATACTTTCAGTTGAAGCAACCTAG